In the Bacteroidia bacterium genome, CAATAAAGGTGTTGCTGGTGCAGTAGCAAATGAACCCTGCCATAATACTGAAATTCCATCTTGTCCGGTAATTCCTTGAATACCTTGTATCCCCTGAATTCCCTGATTTCCTTGTAGTCCCTGTATCCCTTGTGGTCCCTGACTTCCCTGAGCACCATCCTGTGACATAATCTGCCAGTTGTTACCGTCGAAAATATATGATTTTCCGTCAGTAGAGTTATAATATGCTTCATTTAAAGAAGGGTTTAAAGGTGCTGTAACAAATGTTCCAAGCCATGAAACAGAAATTCCGTTTACTCCTGCATTACCTGCTGTTTTTGCATATAGAGCATAGGGTACGCTGATTAACTGAGATGTTCCGGAGACTGTATAAACTGAGCCACCTGTTGGGTCTAGCTCAATTTTAATAAAGTAAGGACCATTTCCCCAGTCAATGGCTGAAAAGGCAGAAGTATTTAAACTTCCAACTTCAATATTTACAAGTCCGAATTCATTTGTTGTAGGTGTAAATGTTTCGATACAAACAGGTGTTCCCGTTACACTTCCCTGCAAAATACTAATCTGGAAGCTTACAAGGGTATTTGCAATTACCTGCCCACTTGCATCACGAGCTATAGCCTGATATTTAAAACTGTATGGCGATTGTCCAAAAACATTTGCTGAAAGCAAAATAATTGTGAGTAATGTTAAAAACTGTTTCATATGGCTGCTGATTTATTGTTTTTCGATTTTAAATGTTTTAATTTCCTTATCATACTTAAAAAGCTTAATAAAATAAATACCCGTGGATACAGTATTAAATTTTATTGAAGTTTCTGATTCATTAATATCATTCATTATAATTATTCTTCCCTTTGAGTCAAAGACCTCATAATTGAGATCCACAAATGAGCTGGTTTTAATTATTACAAATTCTTGTGTAGGGTTGGGATAAGCAGAAACTTCAATATTTAAATTGTTTAATGTACTTACTTCGGTAACTGTAAGTTTAGTTTGATTAAATCCCTGTGTTAGTACATTTGAAGAGTTTGTATAGGTTTCTATTACAGGCTCTCCAATTGTATATGATACTGATCCCGATGGGGTTTTGTGAAAATCTCCGCCTGAAGAAACAACTTCCTGAGCATTTAA is a window encoding:
- a CDS encoding T9SS type A sorting domain-containing protein, yielding MKLILISTFLGISQYLNAQEVVSSGGDFHKTPSGSVSYTIGEPVIETYTNSSNVLTQGFNQTKLTVTEVSTLNNLNIEVSAYPNPTQEFVIIKTSSFVDLNYEVFDSKGRIIIMNDINESETSIKFNTVSTGIYFIKLFKYDKEIKTFKIEKQ